One window of the Salvia miltiorrhiza cultivar Shanhuang (shh) chromosome 6, IMPLAD_Smil_shh, whole genome shotgun sequence genome contains the following:
- the LOC130988404 gene encoding LOW QUALITY PROTEIN: WD repeat-containing protein VIP3 (The sequence of the model RefSeq protein was modified relative to this genomic sequence to represent the inferred CDS: deleted 2 bases in 2 codons) — protein MKLAPLNTVQNAHDDSIWTAAWVPATVDSGPLLLTGSLDETVRLWNPNGPDKLQTNTGHCLGVVSVAAHPSGRIAASASIDSFIRVFDVATNNTIATLEAPPSEVWQLQFNPQGTTLAAAGGGSASVKLWDTAEWKLIATLEAPRPEGLKPSERSGSKKFALSVAWSPDGRQIASGAMDGTISVFDVPRAKFMHHLEGHCMPVRSLVYSSAPLDSRVLFSASDDGHVHIYDAERKTLITSLSGHSSWVLSVDVSPDGAAIATGSSDKSVRLWDLKMRAATQILTSHTDQVWAVAFGPSLQTDVRSCLLASASDDKSVSFYKYS, from the exons ATGAAACTAGCGCCATTGAACACCGTGCAGAACGCCCACGACGACTCCATCTGGACGGCGGCGTGGGTGCCGGCC ACCGTGGATTCCGGGCCACTGCTGTTGACGGGCTCCCTTGACGAGACGGTGAGGCTGTGGAACCCCAATGGCCCCGATAAGTTGCAGACTAACACCGGACATTGCCTCGGCGTCGTCTCCGTCGCCGCCCACCCCTCCGGCCGAATAGCCGCGTCCGCCTCCATCGACAGCTTCATTCGAGTCTTTGATGTCGCCACCAACAACACCATCGCCACCCTCGAGGCTCCGCCCTCTGAAGTCTGGCAATTGCAATTCAATCCCCAG GGTACAACACTTGCA GCAGCTGGAGGTGGTAGTGCTTCAGTGAAGCTGTGGGATACTGCAGAGTGGAAGCTGATTGCCACACTAGAAGCTCCTCGACCCGAAGGCTTGAAACCATCAGAGAGAAGTGGGAGCAAGAAGTTTGCCCTGTCCGTGGCATGGAGCCCTGATGGTAGACAAATTGCCTCTGGCGCAATGGATGGCACCATCTCTGTCTTTGACGTGCCCCGTGCTAAATTCATGCACCACTTGGAAGGCCACTGCATGCCCGTCAGAAGTCTTGTGTACTCATCAGCACCTCTCGATTCAAGAGTGCTCTTCTCTGCTTCAGACGATGGTCATGTCCATATATATGATGCCGAGAGGAAAACCTTGATCACATCGTTGTCGGGCCACTCTAGCTGGGTGCTGAGCGTGGATGTCTCCCCAGACGGAGCAGCAATAGCGACAGGTTCAAGTGACAAAAGCGTACGCCTATGGGATCTGAAGATGAGAGCGGCCACCCAGATACTGACTAGCCACACTGACCAGGTTTGGGCAGTGGCATTTGGACCATCGTTACAGACAGATGTAAGATCTTGCCTGCTTGCCAGTGCGTCCGACGACAAGAGTGTATCGTTCTATAAATATTCCTGA
- the LOC130988406 gene encoding uncharacterized protein LOC130988406 isoform X1, giving the protein MDQNATIEEGEGRNALELVRSVSEKHLELLRPSARYYSIFKGQAVDAAEREKGKYTLIRDEEDSQFGLYDKPLPCFGCGIGWFSFLVGFLCPLTWYYATILYFGNYYRKDPRERAGLAASAIAAMGCSVILLIIVLILLF; this is encoded by the exons ATGGATCAGA ATGCTACTATTGAGGAGGGAGAGGGTAGAAATGCCCTTGAACTGGTCAGATCAGTTTCAGAAAAGCATCTTGAACTTTTGAGGCCTTCTGCTCGATATTATTCCATATTTAAAG GGCAAGCAGTGGATGCTGCTGAGCGGGAAAAAGGTAAATATACATTGATTAGAGATGAAGAAGACTCTCAATTCGGATTGTACGACAAACCTCTTCCTTGCTTTGGATGTGGAATAGGATGGTTCTC TTTTCTTGTGGGTTTCTTGTGCCCACTGACATGGTATTATGCTACAATTTTGTATTTTGGGAATTACTACCGCAAGGATCCTAGAGAACGAGCCGGGCTCGCTGCTTCTGCAATCGCT GCTATGGGGTGCTCCGTTATATTGTTAATCATAGTACTGATTCTGCTTTTCTAG
- the LOC130988406 gene encoding 60S ribosomal protein L18a-like protein isoform X2: MDQRQAVDAAEREKGKYTLIRDEEDSQFGLYDKPLPCFGCGIGWFSFLVGFLCPLTWYYATILYFGNYYRKDPRERAGLAASAIAAMGCSVILLIIVLILLF; this comes from the exons ATGGATCAGA GGCAAGCAGTGGATGCTGCTGAGCGGGAAAAAGGTAAATATACATTGATTAGAGATGAAGAAGACTCTCAATTCGGATTGTACGACAAACCTCTTCCTTGCTTTGGATGTGGAATAGGATGGTTCTC TTTTCTTGTGGGTTTCTTGTGCCCACTGACATGGTATTATGCTACAATTTTGTATTTTGGGAATTACTACCGCAAGGATCCTAGAGAACGAGCCGGGCTCGCTGCTTCTGCAATCGCT GCTATGGGGTGCTCCGTTATATTGTTAATCATAGTACTGATTCTGCTTTTCTAG
- the LOC130988405 gene encoding UBP1-associated proteins 1C, translated as MVWFQCEDCGDNLKKPKLPNHFRQCSAFKLSCIDCGQVFGQQDVESHTQCITEAEKYGPKGQGNAVNGMNTKPKKDAKLKPEVDINVGLSERPPWFCSLCNTKATSKQALLLHADGRKHRAKARGFHAKQQGNGTVETNGSAENNATNIVPENKDLGDSRDINSSKVAPLCDGSGVENNSLDSNKKRKLEASENGDANHKSGVDVSIELGNGKVSQIQGAQTEVTKSSKKAKLSAKEEHTKLDSAADKDECKSIKWKKLITSALKSNPDGAMKLKKLKKLVVKSLKDSGCTEDKNQVTDMIEQKIESSSRFVVDGKYVRLATTS; from the exons ATGGTCTGGTTTCAGTGTGAGGACTGCGGCGACAACCTTAAGAAACCCAAGCTTCCTAATCACTTCAGGCAATGCTCTGCTTTCAAG CTATCGTGTATCGATTGTGGACAAGTATTTGGGCAGCAAGACGTTGAAAGCCATACTCAATGCATTACCGAAGCG GAAAAATACGGTCCAAAGGGTCAAGGAAATGCAGTGAATGGAATGAACACTAAGCCCAAAAAAGATGCAAAGCTGAAACCAGAGGTTGACATAAATGTCGGATTATCTGAACGCCCTCCATGGTTCTGTAG CCTGTGTAACACCAAGGCTACGAGTAAGCAAGCTTTGCTCCTCCATGCAGATGGGAGAAAACACAGAGCAAAAGCAAGAGGATTCCATGCAAAACAGCAGGGCAATGGGACTGTAGAAACCAATGGCTCTGCTGAAAACAATGCAACAAATATAGTTCCTGAAAATAAAGATTTAGGTGATTCAAGAGATATAAATTCATCTAAAGTTGCTCCCCTGTGTGACGGCTCTGGAGTGGAGAATAATTCTTTGGActcaaacaagaaaagaaaacttGAGGCATCTGAAAATGGTGATGCTAACCACAAGAGCGGAGTTGATGTTTCTATAGAACTAGGCAATGGTAAGGTTAGTCAAATACAAGGAGCACAAACAGAGGTAACAAAAAGCTCGAAGAAGGCCAAACTCAGTGCAAAAGAGGAACACACTAAACTGGATTCAGCTGCAGACAAGGATGAGTGCAAGAGCATTAAGTGGAAAAAGCTTATCACTTCAGCACTGAAATCT AATCCAGATGGTGCAATGAAACTTAAGAAACTTAAGAAACTTGTTGTGAAATCTTTAAAGGACTCTGGCTGCACGGAAGATAAAAACCAAGTCACTGATATGATTGAGCAAAAG ATCGAATCAAGCTCAAGATTTGTTGTGGATGGAAAATATGTCCGCCTAGCCACCACCAGCTGA